The DNA sequence CGGTGATTACCTCGGCGACCCTGCGTACTCTTGGCAAATTCGAGAATTTCGGCAAACGTTGTGGCCTGCCGGCAGATACGGCGTTCACGGCGGTGGCCGGCGCGTTTGATTTTGCCCGGGCCGGATCGCTGTCGGTGCCGGATATCGGCGCCGATGGCAGTGACAGCAAGGCCCATACCGATGCGCTTATCCGAACCATGCCAGAGCTGGTGGACTGGTCAGAGGGGACGCTGGTACTGTTTGCCTCGCGGCGACAGATGGAACAGGTTTACGAGCAGTTGCCCGATGCCTGCCGGGAGTCCATTCTGCTCCAGGGACAGTGGGCCAACCAGGAGATTGTCCGTCGGCATCGCGCAACAATTGATAAGGGTGCAGGTAGCGCGATTTTTGGTCTGGCCAGTTTTGCCGAGGGCATGGATTTTCCCGGAGATTACTGCCGCCATGTGGTGATTGCCAAGCTGCCGTTTTCCGTGCCGGATGATCCAGTCTATCAAACCCTGTCGGGTTGGCTGGAACTCCGCGGCGTCAATCCGTTCATGGAGTTGATGTTGCCCGATGCCTCACTGCGGTTGCATCAGGCCTGTGGCCGACTGATTCGAACGGAGCAGGATACCGGTAGAATTACCATTCTTGACCGCCGGATTGTGAGCAAACGCTATGGCAGGCAAATGCTCGATGACCTGCCCCCTTTTCGCCGTGAGTTGAATTGATGATACAAGCTGTCGGGAGACTAGAATGAGTGAGGTCCGTCGGCAATTGACTGTACGGCTCTTTGCTGTGGAGCAGCATTTGCGGGATCTCGATGTCTGGTCCGACTCGGCCCCGAGCGCAGAGGCTCTCGCCAGCGACCAGCCCTTTGCCATTGATACGCTGGAATTTGTTGAGTGGCTACAATTCATTTTTCTGCCGCGTTTGCAGGATCTGGTACAGAGTGGGGCTCCCTTGCCCGCAACTTGCGGGATCGCGCCCATGGCAGAAGAATATTTCAGGGGGAGATCAATAGCTAGGGAACACTCAAAAGAGGCAAATACGGAGCAATTGATCGCGGCGCTGACAGCAATTGACCGGCTGCTGTCTGGCTGACCAAATTGCTGCTTGCCTCATAGGTTGCTGGAGACCGGACCTGTTTAGTACCACCATTTCAGGAGACAAATTCATGCCCCAGTGTTCTTTCGATTATCGTGGCAGCGTGGTATTTGTTGCCGGCGGCACCAGTGGTATCAACCTGGGCATTGCCCGGGGTTTTGCGCAGGCCGGTGCGGCTGTTGCCGTACTGAGTCGCTCCCAGGCCAAAGTCGATGCGGCAGTGCTGGCATTGCAGGAATATGGTGGCATCGTACTGGGCTTTGCTGCCGATGTACGCGATGCAGGGCGACTGGAAGTGGTTTTTGGGGAGGCCCACCGCCAACTGGGTTCCATCGACGTGCTGGTCTCCGGTGCGGCGGGCAATTTTTCGGCGGCGGCCAACAGCATGTCCGGCAATGCATTCAAAGCGGTGATGGATATCGATCTGCTGGGGACTTTTCAGGTGCTCCGTTTCTGTTATCCCTACCTGCGGAAACCGGGCGGTTGTGTGATAAATATTTCCGCGCCACAGGCCTTTGTGCCAATGGAAATGCAATCCCATGTCTGCGCCGCCAAAGCGGGTGTCGATATGCTCACTCGCACGACGGCACTGGAGTGGGGGGCGGAAGGCATTCGGGTGAACTCACTGGTGCCGGGCCCTATTGAGGGAACTGAGGGAATGAAGCGACTGTCGCCCCCGGGACCGGGGGGTGCC is a window from the Porticoccus hydrocarbonoclasticus MCTG13d genome containing:
- a CDS encoding YqcC family protein, coding for MSEVRRQLTVRLFAVEQHLRDLDVWSDSAPSAEALASDQPFAIDTLEFVEWLQFIFLPRLQDLVQSGAPLPATCGIAPMAEEYFRGRSIAREHSKEANTEQLIAALTAIDRLLSG
- a CDS encoding SDR family oxidoreductase, whose protein sequence is MPQCSFDYRGSVVFVAGGTSGINLGIARGFAQAGAAVAVLSRSQAKVDAAVLALQEYGGIVLGFAADVRDAGRLEVVFGEAHRQLGSIDVLVSGAAGNFSAAANSMSGNAFKAVMDIDLLGTFQVLRFCYPYLRKPGGCVINISAPQAFVPMEMQSHVCAAKAGVDMLTRTTALEWGAEGIRVNSLVPGPIEGTEGMKRLSPPGPGGARQIADSVPMKRQGTAADIAAAAMFLGSSAASYISGAVLPVDGGWSLGGAGLIGQILSGQSETERGEKPLQP